Sequence from the Metasolibacillus fluoroglycofenilyticus genome:
ACCAATTAAATAAGGTATGTCCAAGTAAATTAGGAATAATGGCTAGCAATAAAAACCACATCCACTCCATTCCCGGATACGGACCGAACGATTCTCCCTTAAATAGGACATAAAAGAACAGACAGACTGTGCTACTCATATAAACAACCATTGTATATGTAACAAGTGAAATTCTTTTTCGAACATCTTGGCCAAATAATAAGTAGCCAGTTACTAGCGCACAAGCAATTAATGCCAAGACATCTCCATACAAGGCTGTACCGCTAATTTGAAAGTCACCCCAACTAATTAAAATGCTACCCGTAATAGCGATTGCTGCAGCAACAATCGTTTTCAATGAGATTTTTTCTCCAAAGAAAAAATACGTCCCTACAAAAGCAAATAAAGGTTGCATTGTCACAAGAACTGTTGAGCTTGCTACAGATGTGTAATTTAATGATTCAAACCATAAAATAAAATGAAACGCTAAAAAAATACCTGCGATGCAAGAAAATAGCCAATCCTTTTTCGTTAATAATTTTATTTCAGCTGTATACTTCCATAAAAAGATTGGGAGCATAAGTATAACTGAAAACAACATACGATAAAAGGCTATGACGCCTGCATCCGCGCTCGCTAATTTTACTAGAATCGCTGATAATGATACCGATATAACGCCAATAACAATTGGAATATAAGGATTAATAATTGGTTTATTCATAGATGGTAATCCTCGCTAAAATTTTTCTTGTACATCCATCCATTTTACAGTAATATAACGCATTATCAATAGATGATTTTGTTTAGAAGGAGGACAACGATTGTTATCCATTCTCACCGAAGCCTTTTCAATGGAAACTCTAATTAAACTAGCTATTGCTGCTGGATTAAGTTTAATTATAGGGATTGAAAGGGAACTAAAAAAGAAACCGGTTGGATTAAAAACAAGTTTAGTTATTGCGACATTTAGCTGTTTGTTAACGATTATTTCTATTGAAACTGCTTATACGACACCTGCTCGTGACGATATTAATATTACGATGGATCCGCTACGGCTAGCGGCGCAGGTTGTTAGTGGAATTGGTTTTTTAGGAGCCGGAGTCATTTTACGAAAAGGGAATGATAGCATTACAGGGCTAACAACTGCCGCTATGATTTGGGGAGCAGCGGGAATTGGGATTGCTGTCGGGGCAGGTTTTTATGCCGAAGCCTTTATGACAGTGCTAATAGTTGTTCTCGGCATTGAGCTACTCGCACCATTTTTAACTAAGATCGGACCTAAACGTTTACGGGCGCATGAATTTTCATTGAAAGTACAATTGAAAAACTACGATGATATTTCGATGCTCCTCACCTATATGCAACAACATGAAATGTATATTGAAAATGTTCGTATAAGTGACAAGTTAGTAGCAAATGATACAACTGAACATGAGGTTGCCATACGCTTTACTACAGTCCAGCAAAATACAATAACGCTCTACAAAGATTTGCATACGCAACATTATATAGAAAAAATCGAAATTGAGTTACTATCTTAAATAATTAAAAGGAGACGCTTATGCGAGAAATTTTCACACTACTTAAAAGTGGTAATAAACCTTCCTTGCTAGCTGCAATTGTCAATGCATTTTTAGGCATTATTAAAGGAATTGCTTTTTTCTTTACAGGAAATGTTGCAATGTTTGCTGAAATGATGCATTCCTTAGGTGATGCGGCAAATCAATTTTTCGTTTTCATTGGATCTGCTCTAGCGAAAAAATCACCTACAGCACAATTTCCTAATGGGTTTGGTCGTCTTATTAATTTAGTTTGTCTAGGAGCGGTCTTAATCGTTGGTATTTTATCTTACGAAACAGTAAAAGAAGGCTGGCATCACTTTTTATCTCCAGCCACAGAATCAAATGGCATGTTCATTGCACTTGGCGTATTAGCAATAGGTGGTGTAATGGAGCTGATAGTATTGCATAAAGCAGCGAAGGAAGTGCTGCATGAAGTCGGTGCCGAAGATGGTGGATTTGCCTCAATTCCAAAATCAGTAAAATATTTAAAGCGTGCCAAACCTGCTACAAAGCTTGTGTGGATGGAGGATTTAGTAGCTACTAGCGGGAATGTTCTTGCATTTAGCGCTATTTTAATTGCTTACTTTACAGGTTTTTATCGACTTGAGGGACTTGTTTCGATGATAATAGGCTTTATGATGTTCTACGTAGTTGGTCGTGTTTTTTTAGACAATGCGAGAGGTGTGATTGGAGAAACAGACCAAGAAATGCTTAATCATATCGCTCATTTAGTAATGGCAGAGCCAAATGTAAAAGACATTGTTCGTTTAGAAGTTATTAAGGAAGGAGAGTTTTTACATGTAGAGCTTGAAGCAGAGGCAGACCCGAAACTCTCCCTTGCTTATTTAGATGACGTCCGAGATTATTTAACACATCTTATTTTAAGTCAAAAAGGTGTTACGGAAGTCGTCATTTTATTTGACGAGGATGACGGGCAAGTTAGCTGGCAGCACATCGATGAAAAGCCTACTTCCTAATAGATGTTAAAAACAGACTAGCAAGCACTGTACTTGCTAGTCTGTTTTTTATAATGCATTTTCTAAAATTATACGCACATCTTGCGCTTCAAGCTTTTTAAAGTTGCCAAATGGACCATTAAACATTGTGTGCTCAATTATTTTATCAAAATGAGTGCTATCAATATTGTAGTCTGCTAATTTATTTGGTGCTCCTATAGAAGTCCAAAAAGCAGCTAAGCGATTGATTCCTTCGTGGGCAATCTCCTCAGTTGATTTTCCATTTGCCTCAACATCAAAGACCCGAACTGCTAGCCTTGCAAAGCGCTCCGGATTTTCCGTCACTGCATGGCGCATCCAGTGCGGTTGAAGAATAGCGAGCCCACCTGCGTGCGGTATATCGTACACCGCTGATACGGCATGCTCGATATTATGTGTAGCCCAATCTCCGCGTGAACCCATTGATAAGAAATTGTTTAAGCCGATTGTTCCAGCTAATAAAATCGTTTCGCGTAGTGCAATATTATCCAAATCCTCCACTAATTTTGGCGCTGCCTCCATAATGGCACGCAATACCCCTTCACACATGCCATCCGTTACAGGTGTGTTTGTAGCATTGTGGAAATATTGCTCGAATATATGCGACATCATATCAACAATTCCGTATATTGTATGGTTTTTTGGCACAGTTACAGTATACTTAGGATTTAAAATTGAAAATTTCGGGAATACTGTTGGACTGCCCCAGCCGAATTTCTCTTCTGTTTCAATATTCGTAATAACAGAGCCCGAATTCATTTCAGAGCCTGTCGCAGCTAAAGTTAGCACAACACCTAATGGCAATGCTTGCTCCGCAACCGCCTTTTTGATAACCAAATCCCATGCATCGCCATCGTATTTCGCAGCCGCAACGATTAATTTCGAACAATCAATAACCGAGCCACCTCCTACTGCTAATACGAGGTCAATACCTTCTGTTTTACAAATTTCTGCACCGCGGCGCGCTGTTTCAACGCGTGGATTTGGCTCCACACCTGCTAATTCAAATACTTCCTTATTAGCTTGCTTCAATATTGTTAGCACATCATCGTAAACACCGTTGCTCTTAATGCTACCACCACCGTAGACAACGAGAACCTTGTCACCATGTTTCGCTAGCTCCTGTGGCAATTTTTCCATTGCATCGTTTCCAAAATGAAGCGTTACAGGGTTATAAAATGTAAATGGATTCATTGTTTTCTCTCCTTTCAAAGCTCTTTATATTGTCTCATGTTTTATCAAAAGAGCAAAGAAAGAAACCTTTATCCGTAGTATTTAGCGAATGCCTTGTTAGCAATGATTCAAGATGGAAAATCAAGATAAAATTTGACTTGTTATGCTAAAAGTAATCGTTATATCTTCATCTAACACTGCCTTTAAACCGTTAGAACGATAATTTATTTTAGAAAACTTTAATGTCACAATGCGATTAGCTAGCGCATATTCTTGTCTATTTGTTAAAGGCAAGCCGTTAATATGACAGCCTAAAATGAACTTGCCATCAATAGAATGGCCGATAACATTTGGATGCATTGATTCATAGTGAACTTCTTCAATTAAACTGCCTTCATTTATTTTTCCTTCGGTAATTAAGTAATTTGCTAGCGCCCCCTTCAAATCAACCGCAACTGCTGTTTCACCTAATATAGTCCTAAAAAAGACAGGTACAACTTGTTTATTTTTTAGATAAGGTGTAATTTCCGTTATTATAGTTCCCGTGTTTTGCACAGTAAGCTTTATTAACGCTTTCTTATCACCCTCTGCCAATTTAATTGTTGTTGTTCCGGGACATACAGCTTTCAAATAAATTTTTTTATCTACGATATAACCTACAACGACGTCCCTATCTAACACAGTTAATGAAGTTGCTTGAATACCGAATACATCTTGATTATTAACAAGCTCCTTTACATTGTTTTGAAAATGAGCAACCCTTTCCTGCAATAAGCTTTTCAACATTTTTCATTCCTCCAGCCTTTTTCTCTCAGTATAAAAAGTCCAACTAGACAAATACTGAACAAAATTCAACAAATTCCGCTTTTTTTCGTCAAAGAGAAACTGTCCAAAAAGCCGTGCATAGCCGGCATTTTGGACAGTGGCGATGATATTTGACAAAAGTGAACTCACCTAAATGGAGAAGACATCTTTTAAAAATGGGATGAACATTGGCTTTAGCAGTATTCTCTTTCAATAAAAGTGGAGCAATCAAAATCTTTATTTCAATGCGGTGTCAAACTTTTCGGATATCCTACTACCGCACGTATTTATGGCTATTTTATATGTGCTTTTCTATAAAGCTCAAAGCTGCTGTTTTTTCATATAGTCTTCATATAATTTTTCAATTTCTTTTGGTACAGAAACCTTCAAATCCACTTCTAGTTTCGCTTTTATTTCATGATAAAATTTCATGCATTCCATTTTCCGATTGTTCTGCACTAAAAATTGTAAAATTTTAAACATAAATCGTTCATTATACTCATCTAAAAGCAACATTTTTTGTAGGCAGCTTAGCTTTAACAATGTGTTTTCTGAAACCATATTCTCCACATAACGCTCTAGGACATGTAAAACCTGCTGCTTCATATCATTTTTAATCTTTATTGCCCAATCATAATCTTCATTTTCTAAAAAATCACTTTGATAAATATTTAATATTCGCTGTATCTCTAGTTCATTATGATTCTCTTTATTTAATATACTTTGTAAATTCTCATAATCACTCTTTACTTGAAGATTTAATTGATAATGATTGTTGACAAGCTCTATTGGGTTTTCAACTCCCTTGTCTTTAAATAGTTTTCGCAGTTGGTAGACTGTCGTATATAAATTGGCGGAGCCTTTGTCATATTCGCTATTAGGCCATAAAATTTCGATAATCAAGACATTTAAGTTAGGCTTTTGCTGATTCAACCATAAATAGATAAACAATTCCTTTACTTTTTTCGTACGCCATTTTATCATCTGGTTGTTTTGGTCTAATAATTGAAAACTATCGAAGGTTTGTACATAAAATACAGGCTGCTCATCTATAACTTTTACCTTTTGCTGTAATTCTCTTTTCTCCTTTGCTTTCGTTAAAGCTTTGAGCAATCTTTTTTCATGTACAGGCTTTAATAAATAATCGGTTGCCTCTATTTCAAAGGCATCTACAGCAAATTGCATATGTGCCGTCACAAAAATAATTGAAATTGACGGCTGCTTTGCAAGTAGCTGTTTTGCTACTTGCAAACCATGCATATCAACCATCTCCATATCAAGTAAAACAACATCTATTGGCTCCCGTTCGAATAGTTTGATAGCATCGCTAACATTTGTAAAGGCACCTTTTATTGAAAGTGGGAGTGAATGAATATTTTTCAGCATAATTTGCAATACATCAATCGCCATCTGCTCATCGTCGATTATAGCAATATTCATAGCCCTTCCTCCTTCGGTAATAAAATAATAATCGTTGTTCCATGCCCTTCCTTACTGTGCAAATTTAAACTTACGTTTTTTAGTAAATCGAATTTTTTCCATGGGTTTGTAAAACCAATACGCGAGCCTTTCCCACTTAATAATTGCTGAAGCTTTTTCTCCGACATTCCCGCTCCATTATCCGATACTTTAATGCGGACAAATTGACCCTCACGCTTTACACTCAGCTCAATAATACCGCCTTCTTTTTTCTTTGAAATACCGTGGACAACTGCATTTTCTATTAAAGGCTGAAGCGATAGAGCAGGAATCATTAAATGAATCGATTCATCAATATCATAATGTACAGTAAGCCGCTCGCCAAAGCGCATTTTTTCAATATATAAATAAGCTTTTACTAGCTCAATTTCCTCTTCTAATGGCACTTTGCTATTGCGATAGTGGACATTTAATTTTGCGCGGAAGTAGGTCGCTAAGCAGTAGAGCGCTTCTCTCGTATTCTCTATATTTGTATAGCTTAAACCGATAATCGTATTCAGTGTATTGTAAACAAAATGCGGTGTTACTTGTGCATATAAATAATTCATTTCCGTTTCTATTGCATCAATAGAAGATTGGCGTATTGCCAATAGTGACTCGATGCGAACAAATAATTCATCCATTACGATTGGCTTTTGTAAATAATCGTTTGCGCCAACTTGCAATGTCATTAACAAGTCGGTTTGCTTCATAATTGCCGTTAGTACGATAATCGGCAATTCTAGCATATCGTATCGCTTGCGTACTTGCTTGCAAAGTTCATAGCCGGACATATCCTTCATTAATAAATCTGTCAGCACGCACCCTACTTTGTTTTTCTCAATATAGTGCAATGCATCAAAGCCGTTATCTACTGCAATAGCAGAATAACCTTTTGCTACACATGCATCAAACAGTACTTTAATATTTGTGTGGTCATCATCAACAATCAGAATCGTTTTATCGTTCCCTTTATGGATTAGTGGTAATTGTAATTGTGGTAAAGCTGCATGTCTTGTTGTTAATGCTGTTGTAACCATTAAAGAATGCTGCTGCTCCTCTTTTGCAAAAGGCATTGTAAAAGTAAATGTGGTTCCTTGCCCTACCTTGCTTTCCACATAAATTTCACCATTTAATTTCTCCACAATATTTTTCGCAATACTTAAGCCTAAGCCTAATCCCTCTGCCTTTGATTCATTTGGCGCTTGATAAAACGCATTAAATATATGCTCAATATTTTGTTCTGCAATCCCCGCACCTGTATCACTCACTCGAATAGCTAGTTGCTGCCCCTGAAGAAAGGCAGTAACTGCAATTTCTCCTTCTTTTGTATGCTGGATAGCATTGTGTAGTAAATTATATAATACTTGCTTAAAGCGTAGCTCATCTGTCCACATAGAGGGTAGTGTCGCATCAATTGCCGCTAGCATTTGCACATGTGAATTGTTTGGCATGACACTTTTGATTTCTTCTACCACCTCATTTATTACTTTGACAGACACTACGGTCGGTGTAATTTTTATTTCCCCTGTCATATGATGTGATGAGAACAATAAATCATCTACTAGATGCCCTAAACGATTCGTCACATTATGAATTAAAATCGCTTGCTCCTGTTGCTCCCGCTTTAATGGACCCTCCAAGCCCTCCATTAAAGACTTTGATAAGTTCAATATGCCATTTAACGGCGTCCGTAACTCATGGGACGTTTTTAGTAAAAATTCATCCTTCATTTGATTATGTAAAACGAGCTCCTTCGTTAAATTTTCAACTTTTATTAATGCGGCATTTGCTCGATAATTTAACAATAAAGAAAAACTAATTAGCACTACAATGAATAGCACAAATTCACTATAATCAAACGGAAAATCCGTGATAAAATTAAGAGCCAATAAAAAACTGTAACACCCTACAGCCATCACAACAATTAATACATATTTAGCCTCCTCTAATCGATGGATAAGTACACGTATTAAAATAATAGCATTGTATATAAAGGTAGGAGCTAAAAGAGCAATGTATTGAAGCTTTCTATAATTCAACTCCGCCCCTGTCGTAGCTCTCCCTTTGTAAAACGGATCATAAATACCGTATTTTACAAGAGCAATGCACAGCAAAAGAAGCAATAAATAAAGGATTGGCTTTTTCGTCATTTGTGGGTACATATTATGAATAAATAATGTCAAGCATATAAGGGCTAACGGGATAATTCCTAGCTGTAATTTCATTTCAAGAGCTAAAGAATCAATGGATGTAAGTAAGAAAAATATTTTGTCATTAATAAAGGACATATATATTCCACATAAAATCGCAAATAGACCGAAAAACAGCTCCTCTTTCCGTCTGCGATGTAGTAAATAGGCAATGCTATAAATTATTCCTAGCACAATATAGCCTAAACTAACAAATGCGCTTAATATTAATTTTTTCCAATAAAATGTTTGCACCTTGTCAGCAGTGCCAAATTCCACTGGATATAATATACCGGCTTGTGGGTAGTTATAAACGCTAACCTGTATTAAAATATGTAACTCTTTTTTCTCACTCTGTGCAAAAACAATGTATTTATCTCCACTTTCAGCTTTATATTCTTGTAAATTACGTGTAGGCCACCCTTTGCCGCCTACATCCACACCATTAATAAATATACGATTAGCTTGACGAATCGTATTAATATATAAGCCATACTGACCATCAGCCGGTACTTCTACTTTTACATAGTACGTCCCAACAGCTAATCCCTCTTTATTCGGCTCCATATAACTACTTAAATCGCTTGGTACCCTAACAGTTATGCGGTTATTTGCATAGTTTTCTAGCGATTCATTCGGTGCAATCAGTTCATTCGGATAAAAAGACCATTCCCCCTCAAGCTTTGTCGTCCTTTTTAATTGCTCAGTCGTTATTGAAGCAGCACCGTTTTCTACAGTTATTTTTTTGTCATCCCAAAAATATTGTTGATTGCCAATAAAAAAGACAAGCACAAATAGCATGATAATACTTACCGCAATTAAAATATATTTTTTCATCATCATGCCTTCCTTCTCCGTATATTTACTCCCTTTCAGTATAGCGGTTGTTTCCTATAAAGCAGTATCTTTCTTTGGATTTTCAGATGATGTTTTGGGCGGATTGGATTTTAATAAAATATCCAGACGCTGTATCATCACCTTCTTCTTTTCACGTCGTAATGCTTTTTGCTTCTGCTTGTATATTAGCCAGCTCAAGACTGCGCAACCTATGCATAACGTAATTATTATCATCATAAACAAACCCTTTTATTATGTATACTACACATATTTTCTTGACAAAAACTAGACAAGTTAATTAGTTAACAATATAAGTAGCTACCAAGAAGGGGCTGTCCGAAAAGATATTCCTTTTCAGACAGCCCTAACTTTTATAACCAACTATGCCTCGTCTAACTCTTGTCGGGATTTATATTATTTAACAAATAGCTCATGCTTATTTTCATCTACAATATAAGAATGCTTACGTGCTGCTTCCTCAATATCCATAAATGCACGATGTGTTTCTGGTACATCAGAGAAACTTGCATTTTGTACACCGTATAACGGTCCTCGCTCTAACATGCGATTCATCATACGCACTGCTTGTACACGTGTAATGGCTTCATTTGGTGCAAAGCGTCCATCTGGATAACCGCTAATAATACCCGCATCGCGATTTGCCTCAATAATCCACTGTGCCCAATGATTTTTTGTATCGCTAAATGTTAATGGGATGTTCTCTTCTACATGTAGCTTTTTGAAGTTTGCCACGACTTTCGCCATTTGTGCACGTGTAATATTGTTCGATGCATTAAAGTTCCCTTTTTCATCACCATCCATAATTCCTGCTGCTTTAACAAAGGCAATTTCACTTGCCGCAAAATGCGTGCTTGGGATGTCTTTGAATGGTGCTACATTTATCACTGTATCTTCTTCATAGCCTAAAATACGAGCAATCATACGCGCCACTTGTGCACGTGTAATATTTTCCTCTGGGCGGAATGTACCGTCCTCAAAGCCACGAATATAGGCAGTATGCGTTCCTTCTTCACTTTCTTGAATAATTGTAAATGTACTGAATTTCTCTACTGTAAAGCGTAATCCAATGTTGCCGTCATGCATCGTCACGACTTCTGGCTGAACTACTTTCTTTTCGCCATCCGTATGTTCGATAAATACAGCTAAGCTATTTAGATACGCCTGGCGCTCTGCATCTGCTGCTGGTAATGTGATACCACGTAACGGCAATGTTACAATCACTGGGCGGGAAGGTAGATTTGTTTCAATCGTCATCGGACGAGCAACTACATGTACGTTGTTGCTTTGTAAAGCTTCACGTACAACACGCTCCGCACGAGCACGGGCTTCAATTGCCTGACGCTCATCTTCCTTTTTCACAGGCACTAAACGGAAGTAGAAGTTGTCCTCTACCCCTTCCATAGAGCTGTTTGGTATTGCAATATGTGCATTATCTGTAGAAATTTCTAGGTCTAAGCCATTGTCACGTAAAATACGCAATGCATCTTTTGGTACTTCAACTGTCGTTTGGGCAACTACATCCTGTACATCCGGAATTACGATACGTGCAATTGTATTGCCAATTTGCTTCGCTTTCTCTACCGCTTCTAAAGCTTGTTCTGGCGTTAAATTCACAAAATCTGTAATACGTCCATCTGGATGTGTCGTGCGCTCAATTTCCACTGTTGTTTTTTCCAGTGGATTTTCACCATCCACTTCTAAATCAACATGAATAATTGTTTTTGTTTCTGCTGGTGCTTCTAGGCTTGGTGTTGGTGTTGGCGTTGATGTACCTCCCCCACCCGTATAAGCAGCACGATATACAATGATTGTATAGCGCTTCACGAAGCCATTGGCATCGGTCACTGTAATAACAATTGTATTCGCCCCAACTTGTAATGGAATTTGCCCTAATGTACCCGGCTGACCATTCACCGTTGTCGTCACTGTAG
This genomic interval carries:
- a CDS encoding iron-containing alcohol dehydrogenase encodes the protein MNPFTFYNPVTLHFGNDAMEKLPQELAKHGDKVLVVYGGGSIKSNGVYDDVLTILKQANKEVFELAGVEPNPRVETARRGAEICKTEGIDLVLAVGGGSVIDCSKLIVAAAKYDGDAWDLVIKKAVAEQALPLGVVLTLAATGSEMNSGSVITNIETEEKFGWGSPTVFPKFSILNPKYTVTVPKNHTIYGIVDMMSHIFEQYFHNATNTPVTDGMCEGVLRAIMEAAPKLVEDLDNIALRETILLAGTIGLNNFLSMGSRGDWATHNIEHAVSAVYDIPHAGGLAILQPHWMRHAVTENPERFARLAVRVFDVEANGKSTEEIAHEGINRLAAFWTSIGAPNKLADYNIDSTHFDKIIEHTMFNGPFGNFKKLEAQDVRIILENAL
- a CDS encoding hybrid sensor histidine kinase/response regulator — translated: MMMKKYILIAVSIIMLFVLVFFIGNQQYFWDDKKITVENGAASITTEQLKRTTKLEGEWSFYPNELIAPNESLENYANNRITVRVPSDLSSYMEPNKEGLAVGTYYVKVEVPADGQYGLYINTIRQANRIFINGVDVGGKGWPTRNLQEYKAESGDKYIVFAQSEKKELHILIQVSVYNYPQAGILYPVEFGTADKVQTFYWKKLILSAFVSLGYIVLGIIYSIAYLLHRRRKEELFFGLFAILCGIYMSFINDKIFFLLTSIDSLALEMKLQLGIIPLALICLTLFIHNMYPQMTKKPILYLLLLLLCIALVKYGIYDPFYKGRATTGAELNYRKLQYIALLAPTFIYNAIILIRVLIHRLEEAKYVLIVVMAVGCYSFLLALNFITDFPFDYSEFVLFIVVLISFSLLLNYRANAALIKVENLTKELVLHNQMKDEFLLKTSHELRTPLNGILNLSKSLMEGLEGPLKREQQEQAILIHNVTNRLGHLVDDLLFSSHHMTGEIKITPTVVSVKVINEVVEEIKSVMPNNSHVQMLAAIDATLPSMWTDELRFKQVLYNLLHNAIQHTKEGEIAVTAFLQGQQLAIRVSDTGAGIAEQNIEHIFNAFYQAPNESKAEGLGLGLSIAKNIVEKLNGEIYVESKVGQGTTFTFTMPFAKEEQQHSLMVTTALTTRHAALPQLQLPLIHKGNDKTILIVDDDHTNIKVLFDACVAKGYSAIAVDNGFDALHYIEKNKVGCVLTDLLMKDMSGYELCKQVRKRYDMLELPIIVLTAIMKQTDLLMTLQVGANDYLQKPIVMDELFVRIESLLAIRQSSIDAIETEMNYLYAQVTPHFVYNTLNTIIGLSYTNIENTREALYCLATYFRAKLNVHYRNSKVPLEEEIELVKAYLYIEKMRFGERLTVHYDIDESIHLMIPALSLQPLIENAVVHGISKKKEGGIIELSVKREGQFVRIKVSDNGAGMSEKKLQQLLSGKGSRIGFTNPWKKFDLLKNVSLNLHSKEGHGTTIIILLPKEEGL
- a CDS encoding response regulator, with translation MNIAIIDDEQMAIDVLQIMLKNIHSLPLSIKGAFTNVSDAIKLFEREPIDVVLLDMEMVDMHGLQVAKQLLAKQPSISIIFVTAHMQFAVDAFEIEATDYLLKPVHEKRLLKALTKAKEKRELQQKVKVIDEQPVFYVQTFDSFQLLDQNNQMIKWRTKKVKELFIYLWLNQQKPNLNVLIIEILWPNSEYDKGSANLYTTVYQLRKLFKDKGVENPIELVNNHYQLNLQVKSDYENLQSILNKENHNELEIQRILNIYQSDFLENEDYDWAIKIKNDMKQQVLHVLERYVENMVSENTLLKLSCLQKMLLLDEYNERFMFKILQFLVQNNRKMECMKFYHEIKAKLEVDLKVSVPKEIEKLYEDYMKKQQL
- a CDS encoding DMT family transporter — translated: MNKPIINPYIPIVIGVISVSLSAILVKLASADAGVIAFYRMLFSVILMLPIFLWKYTAEIKLLTKKDWLFSCIAGIFLAFHFILWFESLNYTSVASSTVLVTMQPLFAFVGTYFFFGEKISLKTIVAAAIAITGSILISWGDFQISGTALYGDVLALIACALVTGYLLFGQDVRKRISLVTYTMVVYMSSTVCLFFYVLFKGESFGPYPGMEWMWFLLLAIIPNLLGHTLFNWSLKFVSTNVLSIAILFEPIGAAILAYYIFKEYLIATQIIGGIVVLLGILLFVMDFKKIKSFFRKTIDL
- a CDS encoding MgtC/SapB family protein, which gives rise to MLSILTEAFSMETLIKLAIAAGLSLIIGIERELKKKPVGLKTSLVIATFSCLLTIISIETAYTTPARDDINITMDPLRLAAQVVSGIGFLGAGVILRKGNDSITGLTTAAMIWGAAGIGIAVGAGFYAEAFMTVLIVVLGIELLAPFLTKIGPKRLRAHEFSLKVQLKNYDDISMLLTYMQQHEMYIENVRISDKLVANDTTEHEVAIRFTTVQQNTITLYKDLHTQHYIEKIEIELLS
- a CDS encoding cation diffusion facilitator family transporter, whose protein sequence is MREIFTLLKSGNKPSLLAAIVNAFLGIIKGIAFFFTGNVAMFAEMMHSLGDAANQFFVFIGSALAKKSPTAQFPNGFGRLINLVCLGAVLIVGILSYETVKEGWHHFLSPATESNGMFIALGVLAIGGVMELIVLHKAAKEVLHEVGAEDGGFASIPKSVKYLKRAKPATKLVWMEDLVATSGNVLAFSAILIAYFTGFYRLEGLVSMIIGFMMFYVVGRVFLDNARGVIGETDQEMLNHIAHLVMAEPNVKDIVRLEVIKEGEFLHVELEAEADPKLSLAYLDDVRDYLTHLILSQKGVTEVVILFDEDDGQVSWQHIDEKPTS